A region from the Tsuneonella mangrovi genome encodes:
- a CDS encoding TIGR04063 family PEP-CTERM/XrtA system glycosyltransferase — MTRVLHVLDHSLPLHSGYTFRTRAIMTAQAASGLDVRGITGLRHLADGPAAEVADGLLFHRTAGTASGPAGVREWREVARLSDAIMEVGRDWRPDVLHAHSPALCGLAAVRAGRALGIPVVYEIRAFWEDAAVGNGTGRAGSVKYRLTRALENRVVGEADSVFTICNGLRDDLVARGFDGGRIGISPNGVDMGLFGDPPPRDDGLGAELGIPADAPVIGFIGSFYDYEGLDDLISAMPRLIDRHPGARLLLVGGGPMGDALRAQAASSPASDTIVFTGRVPHAEVERYYSLIDVLAYPRKASRLTELVTPLKPLEAMAQGRIVAASDVGGHRELIANGLTGSLFTPDDPAACADALADLIDSQSGWPCQRARARAEVAANHDWALNVHRYQVVYHHLISQASGIGLSAVA, encoded by the coding sequence ATGACCCGCGTGCTGCATGTACTTGACCATTCGCTGCCGCTCCACAGCGGCTATACCTTCCGCACGCGGGCGATCATGACCGCCCAGGCGGCAAGCGGGCTCGACGTGCGCGGGATCACCGGGCTGCGACACCTGGCCGATGGTCCGGCCGCTGAAGTGGCCGACGGGTTGCTGTTTCATCGCACCGCCGGAACCGCGAGCGGGCCCGCGGGGGTGCGTGAATGGCGCGAAGTTGCGCGCCTGTCCGACGCGATCATGGAAGTCGGGCGAGACTGGCGGCCCGACGTACTCCATGCCCATTCGCCAGCGCTATGCGGGCTCGCCGCAGTGCGTGCGGGACGTGCGCTGGGAATCCCTGTGGTTTACGAGATCCGCGCGTTCTGGGAAGATGCCGCAGTCGGCAACGGCACCGGCCGGGCCGGCTCGGTCAAGTATCGGCTCACCCGCGCGCTCGAAAACCGCGTGGTGGGAGAGGCCGATTCGGTGTTCACCATTTGCAACGGGCTACGCGATGACCTGGTCGCGCGGGGTTTCGATGGCGGACGCATCGGAATCTCACCCAACGGGGTGGATATGGGTCTCTTCGGCGATCCGCCGCCGCGCGACGATGGGCTGGGTGCTGAGCTCGGCATTCCCGCCGATGCTCCGGTGATCGGGTTTATCGGCAGTTTTTACGACTACGAAGGTCTCGACGATCTGATCTCGGCGATGCCTCGCCTGATCGATCGGCATCCGGGCGCGCGCCTGCTGCTGGTCGGCGGCGGACCAATGGGCGATGCGCTTCGCGCACAGGCCGCAAGCTCACCCGCATCGGATACGATCGTCTTTACCGGTCGTGTGCCGCACGCCGAAGTCGAACGATATTACTCGCTGATCGACGTGCTCGCCTATCCGCGCAAGGCCAGCCGGCTGACCGAACTGGTCACGCCGCTCAAACCGCTCGAGGCGATGGCCCAGGGGCGGATCGTCGCCGCGAGCGATGTTGGCGGACACCGTGAGCTTATAGCTAACGGATTGACCGGATCGCTGTTTACTCCCGATGACCCTGCCGCTTGCGCCGACGCGCTCGCCGATTTGATCGATTCGCAGTCAGGGTGGCCGTGCCAGCGAGCCCGCGCTCGCGCCGAGGTCGCGGCCAATCACGATTGGGCGCTGAACGTTCATCGTTATCAAGTCGTTTACCATCACCTGATAAGCCAAGCCTCTGGAATCGGGCTGAGTGCCGTCGCGTGA
- a CDS encoding carboxymuconolactone decarboxylase family protein — MRLTAPRIEPLDMERLDEEQRAVLAPFADPTNKVGGGRVLNIFRTLARSPKALTGFLAWGNYILSRRNSLPAREREIAILRTGWLCRSGYEFAQHRRIGLDCGLTPEEIERIKTGPDASGWTPLEAAMLRAADELVADHFVSEETWKALADLGDRGRMDLVFTVGQYTQVSMLLNSFGVQLEDGDDADPDLVPR; from the coding sequence ATGCGCCTCACTGCTCCTCGGATCGAACCGCTCGACATGGAGCGGCTCGACGAGGAGCAGCGCGCGGTGCTTGCCCCATTTGCCGATCCTACGAACAAGGTCGGCGGCGGCCGAGTGCTCAACATCTTCCGCACGCTTGCCCGCTCGCCCAAGGCGCTAACCGGCTTCCTCGCGTGGGGCAACTACATCCTCTCGCGCCGCAACAGCCTGCCCGCGCGCGAACGCGAGATCGCGATCCTGCGCACCGGATGGCTATGCCGCTCGGGCTACGAGTTCGCGCAGCACCGCCGGATCGGGCTCGATTGCGGGCTCACTCCCGAGGAAATCGAGCGGATCAAGACCGGGCCGGATGCTTCCGGTTGGACGCCGCTTGAGGCGGCGATGCTGCGCGCGGCGGACGAGCTGGTGGCCGACCATTTCGTGTCCGAAGAAACGTGGAAGGCGCTGGCCGATCTCGGCGACCGCGGCCGGATGGACCTCGTCTTCACCGTCGGCCAATATACGCAGGTGTCGATGCTGCTGAACAGCTTCGGGGTCCAGTTGGAGGATGGCGACGACGCCGATCCCGACCTCGTTCCGCGCTGA
- a CDS encoding DUF5935 domain-containing protein produces the protein MIDLALFLFIVGLLVLGLRRPFVWVLLYIYIDTLIPQDIGYRLVAALPVSLIAFCAAFGGWLLIDNKKGARFAFRQWLLVALLAYCAFTTMHADFPLNAMAKWDWVWKALLFAIFVPLTLTTRLRFEAVLLTMVLTAGAIIIDGGIKTATGGGGYGVLYLFVNDNTGMYESSTIATVAIALIPTILWFTKHGTIFKPDWRVKTFAFALIFACLLMPIGTEARTGLLCIALLGVLMLRDAKRRFVYIFAAGLLGVAALPFVPQSYWARMGTIEDHNQDQSASTRVAVWQWTLQYANQHPLGGGFDAYRSNSFTYKMPEQEGSGNTVAITTKQVTDKARAYHSAVFEMLGEQGYPGLILWLWIHALGLWQMERIRRRWKGRTAEGETWQAPLAVALQFGQAIYLLGSLFQGIAYQPFILTLVGVQCALWSYCKRTDSQKPMSLREMQRQRRERAASHAVTAGAGALR, from the coding sequence GTGATCGATCTCGCGCTGTTCCTGTTCATAGTCGGCTTGCTGGTGCTGGGGCTCCGGCGTCCATTCGTCTGGGTGCTGCTGTATATCTACATCGACACCCTGATCCCGCAGGACATCGGCTATCGCCTGGTTGCAGCCCTGCCGGTTTCGCTGATCGCCTTTTGCGCGGCCTTTGGCGGCTGGCTGCTGATCGACAACAAGAAGGGCGCGCGCTTTGCGTTCCGCCAATGGTTGCTAGTCGCGCTGCTGGCTTATTGCGCATTTACCACGATGCACGCGGACTTTCCGCTCAATGCAATGGCGAAGTGGGACTGGGTCTGGAAGGCGCTGCTGTTCGCGATCTTCGTGCCGCTTACGCTCACCACCCGGCTACGCTTCGAGGCCGTGCTGCTGACGATGGTGCTGACCGCTGGAGCGATCATTATCGACGGCGGAATCAAGACCGCTACCGGCGGCGGCGGCTACGGGGTGCTCTATCTGTTCGTGAACGACAACACCGGGATGTACGAGAGTTCGACCATCGCCACGGTGGCGATCGCGCTGATCCCGACGATCCTGTGGTTCACCAAGCATGGCACGATCTTCAAACCCGACTGGCGCGTGAAGACTTTCGCGTTCGCACTGATCTTTGCCTGCCTGCTGATGCCGATCGGCACCGAGGCCCGCACCGGCCTGTTGTGCATTGCATTGCTGGGCGTGCTGATGCTGCGCGATGCAAAGCGGCGGTTCGTGTACATTTTCGCAGCCGGCCTGCTTGGGGTCGCGGCGCTCCCATTCGTGCCGCAAAGCTACTGGGCTCGCATGGGCACGATCGAAGATCACAACCAGGATCAGTCGGCCTCGACCCGCGTGGCGGTGTGGCAATGGACCCTGCAATATGCCAACCAGCATCCGCTGGGCGGCGGGTTCGACGCCTATCGCAGCAACTCGTTCACCTACAAGATGCCCGAACAGGAGGGCAGCGGGAACACCGTTGCGATCACCACCAAGCAGGTCACCGACAAGGCGCGCGCGTATCACTCGGCGGTGTTCGAGATGCTTGGGGAGCAGGGCTATCCGGGCCTCATCCTGTGGTTGTGGATCCATGCGCTGGGCCTGTGGCAGATGGAACGCATCAGGCGCCGATGGAAGGGGCGGACGGCCGAAGGCGAAACGTGGCAAGCGCCGCTCGCGGTCGCGCTTCAGTTCGGGCAGGCGATCTACCTGCTCGGCTCGCTGTTCCAGGGGATCGCTTACCAGCCGTTCATCCTCACGTTGGTGGGCGTGCAATGCGCGCTATGGAGCTATTGCAAGCGGACCGATTCGCAGAAACCGATGTCATTGCGCGAGATGCAGCGCCAGCGTCGCGAGCGTGCGGCCAGCCATGCCGTAACGGCAGGTGCAGGCGCGTTGCGCTAG
- the gltB gene encoding glutamate synthase large subunit: MGYPPPQGLYDPRNEHDACGVGMLAHIKGKKTHEIVTRALEILANLDHRGAVGADPLLGDGAGILIQIPDPIFRKWAEAERHDLPSEGEYAVAMCMMPQGEAAREFVRESFEKFVAKEGQRLVGWRDVPVTLDGLGEAVVASMPVMRQCVIARGDNCADQDAFERKLIVIRKQVQNPLKKLEVKHDLPGLSELYIPSFSSRTIVYKGLLLATQVDSFYDDLRDEDCVSALGLVHQRFSTNTFPSWRLAHPYRFMAHNGEINTVRGNVNWMNARRRTMESPLLGADLDKLWPIVPHGQSDTACLDNALELLLLGGYSLAHAMMMLIPEAWAKNPLMDPARRAFYEYHAALMEPWDGPAAVCFTDGRQIGATLDRNGLRPARYCVTRDDYICLASESGVLPFAEEDIVRKWRLQPGKMLLVDLEQGRIVEDEELKAQLAADEPYAEWLDAAQYKLADLDHIEPELSAVPEDASDLLQRQQVFGYTQEDVSRFLEPMAANGDDPIGSMGTDTPLAVLSDKPRLLYDYFKQNFAQVTNPPIDPIREELVMSLLSMIGPRPNLLGHEAGTHKRLEVEQPILTNKDLAKIRSVEAALDGAFRCSTIDITWDAASGVEGIELAIKEMCWAATEAVLADQNILVLSDRAQGPDRIPMPALLATSAVHHHLVRQGLRMQTGLVIETGEAREVHHFCALAGYGAEAINPYVAFETLEQIRSDKLPNLDPAEVQKNYIKGVNKGMLKVMSKMGISTYQSYCGAQIFDAVGLSSEFIDNYFARTATTIEGVGIKEIASEAVRRHAIAYGHNPIYENMLDVGGIYQFRLRGEDHAWTPTSVADLQHAVRGNSQERYDAFAKSINDQNERLLTIRGLMELKQADEPLPLDEVEPASEIVKRFATGAMSYGSISWEAHTTLALAMNRIGGKSNTGEGGEDPSRFKPLDDGESMRSAIKQVASGRFGVTAEYLVNSDDIQIKMAQGAKPGEGGQLPGHKVDKIIGKTRHATPGVGLISPPPHHDIYSIEDLAQLIHDLKNVNGDARISVKLVSEVGVGTVAAGVSKCKADHVTIAGYDGGTGASPLTSLTHAGSPWEIGLAETQQTLLLNDLRTRIAVQVDGGLRTGRDVAIGALLGADEFGFATAPLIAAGCIMMRKCHLNTCPVGVATQDPVLRKRFVGTPEHVINYFFFVAEELRQIMAEMGFRTVSEMVGRVDRLDMHRALRHWKAHGVDLSRILKQVVPATADALAWSETQDHKLDEALDRKLIELCQPALDKNQTVVADLAIRNVNRSVGAMLSGHIAKAKGHAGLAQDQVRLNFTGVAGQSFGAWLAHGVTLDLTGDANDYVGKGLSGGRIVVRQPESVDRNPGENIIVGNTVLYGAIAGEAFFNGVAGERFAVRNSGAVAVSEGCGDHGCEYMTGGVVCVLGKTGRNFAAGMSGGIAYVYDESGNFAQLCNQAQVDLERINPERDAEDGTGRPQQRPRNVEDMGLGDPLRHDAERLRILVERHKLHTGSAKAAAILDDWDNSLGKFVKVMPRDYARALKQLEAEREEAAMEAAE, translated from the coding sequence ATGGGCTACCCGCCGCCTCAGGGCCTCTACGATCCGCGCAACGAGCACGACGCCTGCGGCGTCGGCATGCTGGCCCACATCAAGGGCAAGAAAACGCACGAGATCGTCACCCGGGCGCTGGAGATCCTCGCCAATCTCGACCATCGCGGAGCGGTAGGCGCTGACCCGCTGCTGGGCGATGGCGCGGGGATCCTGATCCAGATTCCCGATCCGATCTTCCGCAAGTGGGCTGAGGCTGAGCGCCACGACCTGCCGTCCGAGGGCGAATACGCCGTGGCCATGTGCATGATGCCGCAGGGCGAAGCGGCCCGCGAATTCGTGCGTGAGAGCTTCGAGAAATTCGTCGCCAAGGAAGGCCAGCGGCTGGTCGGTTGGCGCGATGTCCCGGTCACGCTCGATGGCCTGGGCGAAGCGGTGGTCGCTTCGATGCCCGTCATGCGCCAATGTGTGATTGCGCGCGGAGACAATTGCGCCGACCAGGACGCATTCGAGCGCAAGCTGATCGTGATCCGCAAGCAGGTACAGAACCCGCTCAAGAAGCTGGAGGTCAAACACGACCTGCCCGGCCTGTCCGAGCTTTACATCCCGAGCTTCTCGAGCCGCACGATAGTCTACAAAGGGCTGTTGCTCGCGACGCAGGTCGACAGTTTCTACGACGACCTGCGCGACGAAGACTGCGTTTCGGCGCTTGGGCTGGTCCACCAGCGTTTTTCGACCAACACGTTCCCCAGCTGGCGACTGGCGCACCCCTATCGTTTCATGGCGCACAACGGGGAGATCAACACCGTTCGCGGCAACGTGAACTGGATGAACGCCCGCCGCCGGACGATGGAATCGCCGCTGCTCGGCGCTGACCTCGACAAGTTGTGGCCGATCGTCCCGCACGGGCAGAGCGACACCGCGTGCCTCGATAACGCGCTCGAACTGCTGCTGCTGGGCGGGTATTCGCTTGCCCATGCGATGATGATGCTGATTCCCGAAGCGTGGGCCAAGAACCCGCTGATGGATCCGGCCCGCCGCGCGTTTTACGAATATCATGCAGCGCTGATGGAGCCGTGGGACGGCCCGGCGGCGGTGTGCTTCACCGACGGTCGCCAGATCGGCGCGACGCTTGACCGCAACGGCCTGCGCCCCGCGCGCTATTGCGTGACCAGGGACGATTACATCTGCCTCGCTTCGGAAAGCGGCGTGCTGCCGTTTGCGGAGGAGGATATCGTTCGCAAATGGCGCTTACAGCCGGGCAAGATGTTGCTGGTCGATCTCGAGCAAGGCCGGATCGTCGAGGACGAGGAGCTGAAAGCCCAGCTTGCAGCCGACGAACCGTACGCCGAATGGCTCGACGCAGCGCAATACAAGCTCGCCGACCTCGACCATATCGAGCCCGAGCTCTCGGCGGTGCCAGAAGATGCCAGCGACCTGCTCCAGCGCCAGCAGGTGTTCGGCTATACGCAGGAAGACGTCTCGCGTTTCCTCGAGCCGATGGCCGCCAATGGCGACGATCCGATCGGCTCGATGGGCACCGACACCCCGCTCGCGGTGCTGTCGGACAAGCCGCGCTTGCTCTACGACTATTTCAAGCAGAACTTCGCACAAGTCACCAATCCGCCGATCGATCCGATCCGCGAAGAGCTGGTGATGAGCCTGCTGTCGATGATCGGCCCGCGCCCCAACCTGCTCGGCCACGAAGCGGGCACGCACAAGCGGCTCGAGGTCGAGCAGCCGATCCTGACAAACAAGGATCTTGCCAAGATCCGCTCGGTCGAGGCGGCGCTCGATGGCGCATTCCGTTGTTCGACGATCGACATCACCTGGGATGCCGCCTCCGGGGTCGAAGGGATCGAGCTGGCGATCAAGGAAATGTGCTGGGCGGCAACCGAAGCGGTGCTGGCCGACCAGAACATCCTTGTGCTGTCAGACCGGGCGCAAGGGCCTGACCGGATCCCGATGCCCGCGTTGCTGGCGACATCGGCGGTGCACCACCATCTCGTGCGGCAGGGCCTCAGGATGCAGACCGGGCTGGTGATCGAGACCGGCGAAGCACGCGAAGTGCATCATTTCTGCGCGCTCGCGGGCTATGGTGCGGAAGCGATCAACCCCTACGTGGCGTTCGAAACGCTCGAACAAATTCGCAGCGACAAGCTGCCCAACCTTGACCCTGCCGAAGTCCAGAAGAATTACATCAAGGGCGTCAATAAGGGGATGCTCAAGGTCATGTCCAAAATGGGCATTTCGACCTACCAATCGTATTGCGGCGCGCAGATTTTCGATGCCGTCGGCCTGTCGAGCGAGTTCATCGACAACTACTTCGCGCGCACCGCGACGACGATCGAGGGCGTCGGGATCAAGGAGATTGCCAGCGAAGCGGTGCGCCGTCATGCGATCGCCTATGGCCATAACCCGATCTACGAAAACATGCTCGATGTCGGCGGGATCTACCAGTTCCGCCTGCGCGGCGAAGACCACGCCTGGACGCCGACCAGTGTGGCGGACCTCCAGCACGCAGTGCGCGGCAATTCGCAGGAACGCTACGATGCGTTCGCGAAGTCGATCAACGACCAGAACGAACGGCTGCTGACGATCCGCGGGCTGATGGAACTCAAGCAGGCTGACGAGCCGCTGCCGCTCGACGAGGTCGAACCGGCGAGCGAGATCGTCAAGCGCTTCGCCACCGGGGCGATGAGCTACGGCTCGATCAGCTGGGAAGCGCACACCACGCTGGCACTCGCGATGAACCGGATCGGCGGCAAGTCGAACACCGGCGAAGGCGGCGAAGATCCGAGCCGCTTCAAACCGCTAGATGACGGAGAATCGATGCGTTCGGCGATCAAGCAGGTCGCCAGCGGGCGGTTCGGGGTAACCGCTGAATACCTCGTCAATTCGGACGATATCCAGATCAAGATGGCGCAAGGCGCGAAGCCTGGCGAAGGCGGCCAGCTGCCCGGTCACAAGGTCGACAAGATCATCGGCAAGACCCGTCACGCCACACCGGGGGTCGGCCTGATCAGCCCGCCGCCGCACCACGACATCTATTCGATCGAAGACCTCGCGCAGCTGATCCACGACCTCAAGAACGTGAACGGGGACGCGCGGATCTCGGTCAAGCTGGTGAGCGAAGTCGGTGTCGGCACCGTCGCGGCGGGAGTGTCCAAGTGCAAGGCGGACCATGTAACCATCGCGGGTTACGATGGCGGCACCGGTGCATCTCCGCTGACAAGCCTGACTCACGCTGGATCCCCATGGGAAATCGGCCTTGCCGAGACCCAGCAGACGCTGTTGCTCAACGATTTGCGCACCCGCATTGCGGTGCAAGTCGATGGCGGTCTCAGGACCGGGCGCGACGTGGCGATCGGCGCGCTGCTCGGAGCGGACGAATTCGGTTTCGCCACCGCGCCGTTGATCGCAGCCGGCTGCATCATGATGCGCAAGTGCCATCTCAACACCTGCCCGGTGGGCGTGGCGACGCAAGACCCGGTGCTGCGCAAGCGGTTTGTCGGCACGCCCGAACACGTGATCAACTACTTCTTCTTCGTCGCCGAAGAGCTTCGCCAGATCATGGCCGAGATGGGCTTCCGCACCGTCAGCGAAATGGTCGGGCGGGTCGACCGCCTGGATATGCATCGCGCGCTGCGCCACTGGAAGGCGCACGGGGTCGACCTCAGCAGGATCCTCAAGCAGGTCGTGCCCGCCACTGCAGATGCGCTCGCGTGGAGCGAAACGCAGGATCACAAGCTCGACGAGGCGCTCGATCGCAAGCTGATCGAACTGTGCCAGCCGGCGCTCGACAAGAACCAGACGGTGGTGGCCGACCTTGCGATTCGCAACGTCAACCGGTCGGTCGGCGCGATGCTTTCGGGCCATATCGCCAAGGCAAAAGGCCATGCGGGCCTCGCCCAGGATCAGGTGCGGCTGAATTTCACTGGGGTTGCCGGGCAGAGCTTCGGCGCGTGGCTCGCGCACGGGGTTACGCTCGACCTGACCGGCGATGCCAACGACTATGTCGGCAAGGGGCTGTCGGGCGGGCGGATCGTCGTTCGCCAGCCGGAGAGCGTTGATCGCAATCCGGGCGAGAACATCATTGTGGGCAACACCGTGCTCTACGGCGCGATTGCGGGCGAAGCATTCTTCAACGGCGTCGCTGGCGAGCGGTTTGCGGTGCGCAACTCGGGCGCTGTCGCGGTTTCGGAAGGCTGTGGGGATCACGGTTGCGAATACATGACCGGTGGGGTCGTCTGCGTGCTTGGCAAGACCGGGCGCAACTTTGCCGCGGGGATGAGCGGCGGCATCGCCTATGTCTATGACGAGAGCGGCAATTTCGCGCAGCTGTGCAACCAGGCACAGGTCGATCTTGAGCGCATCAACCCCGAGCGTGACGCAGAGGACGGCACCGGCCGTCCGCAGCAACGCCCGCGCAATGTCGAGGACATGGGACTGGGCGATCCGCTGCGCCACGATGCCGAGCGGCTGCGGATCCTGGTCGAGCGGCACAAGTTGCACACCGGCAGTGCGAAAGCTGCGGCGATCCTCGACGACTGGGACAACTCGCTTGGCAAGTTCGTCAAGGTGATGCCGCGCGACTACGCCCGCGCGCTCAAGCAGCTCGAAGCCGAGCGCGAGGAAGCCGCGATGGAAGCGGCGGAATAA
- a CDS encoding DUF4126 domain-containing protein, which produces MGIAEILGVAASLSLLAGWRLYLCIFATGVAMRWGSLPLPEHLAGLDVLANPWVMAVAGIAALAELLADKIAWLDSAWDAVHTLVRPVGGALLALAIVDPSDPATQAIAFILGGAGAFASHASKAGTRAVINASPEPVSNLAASLAEDTVVGSALVIALAYPAAAAFVAVLLLALAIYLGLLARRVIRRLLGRKGRGELA; this is translated from the coding sequence TTGGGAATAGCCGAAATTCTGGGTGTTGCCGCTTCGCTTAGCCTGCTCGCGGGCTGGCGGCTGTACCTGTGCATTTTCGCCACCGGAGTGGCGATGCGGTGGGGTTCGCTGCCGCTTCCCGAACACTTGGCCGGGCTCGACGTACTCGCCAACCCCTGGGTCATGGCGGTCGCGGGGATAGCCGCGCTCGCCGAATTGCTCGCTGACAAGATCGCTTGGCTCGATAGCGCGTGGGATGCAGTCCACACGCTGGTGCGGCCCGTCGGCGGTGCGCTGCTGGCGCTCGCGATCGTCGATCCGAGCGACCCGGCTACGCAAGCAATCGCCTTCATCCTCGGCGGAGCGGGAGCGTTCGCCAGCCATGCCAGCAAGGCCGGGACGCGGGCCGTGATCAACGCAAGCCCCGAGCCGGTGAGCAACCTCGCTGCGTCGCTGGCGGAAGATACCGTGGTCGGCAGCGCGCTGGTGATCGCACTTGCCTATCCCGCTGCGGCCGCCTTCGTCGCGGTGCTGCTCCTGGCGCTGGCGATCTACCTCGGCCTGTTGGCGCGACGGGTGATCCGGCGCTTGCTCGGCCGCAAGGGGCGCGGCGAACTCGCTTAG
- a CDS encoding MaoC family dehydratase has protein sequence MTPQEIQAKVGEVIGTSEWVEMSQDRINQFADATGDHQFIHIDPDKAKMTPFGGTIAHGFLTLSMIPYLGANSDMPRIDGVKMGVNYGGNKTRFISPVRSGKRIRGHWKLVEMIEKRPGQWQQTSEITIEIEGEDKPALICEWITQLFV, from the coding sequence ATGACCCCGCAGGAAATCCAGGCCAAGGTCGGCGAAGTGATCGGCACCAGCGAATGGGTCGAAATGAGCCAGGACCGGATCAACCAGTTCGCCGATGCTACCGGCGATCACCAGTTCATCCATATCGATCCCGACAAGGCGAAGATGACTCCATTCGGCGGCACCATCGCCCACGGGTTCCTGACGCTGTCGATGATCCCCTATCTAGGCGCAAATTCCGACATGCCGCGGATCGATGGCGTGAAGATGGGCGTGAACTACGGGGGCAACAAGACCCGGTTCATCAGCCCTGTCCGTTCGGGCAAGCGCATTCGCGGCCACTGGAAGCTGGTCGAAATGATCGAAAAGCGGCCCGGCCAGTGGCAGCAGACTTCCGAGATTACCATCGAGATCGAAGGCGAGGACAAGCCTGCGCTGATCTGCGAATGGATCACCCAGCTGTTCGTCTAA
- a CDS encoding acetyl-CoA C-acyltransferase: protein MSRDAVIVSTARTPLTKAARGAFNNTTGATLGAWSIKAAVERAGLEGGEIDDVVMGCAAQQGSTGGNVARLAALRAGLPVTVPAMTIDRQCSSGLMTVATAAKQVITDNMDICVAGGLESISKVSGSGKMFVEPDRELLEMHPHIYMPMIGTAEVVAKRYNISREYQDEYSLQSQQRTAAAQEAGKFDDEIVPCTATMAVMDKETKEVSFHEVTADRDDCNRPNTTLEGLASLKPVMGEGHCVTAGNASQLSDGSSSCVVMEAKVAEKRGLEPLGRYVGMAVAGTEPDEMGIGPVYAIPKLLDRFGLKMDDIGLWELNEAFAVQVLYCRDKLGIDNDKLNVNGGSISIGHPFGMTGARCTGHALIEGKRRGIKYAVVTMCIGGGQGAAGLFEVF, encoded by the coding sequence ATGTCTCGCGACGCAGTCATCGTTTCCACCGCCCGCACCCCGCTGACCAAGGCGGCGCGCGGTGCATTCAACAATACCACCGGGGCCACGCTGGGAGCGTGGTCGATCAAGGCCGCTGTCGAGCGTGCCGGCCTAGAGGGCGGCGAAATCGACGACGTGGTGATGGGCTGCGCCGCCCAGCAGGGTTCGACCGGTGGCAACGTCGCGCGCCTCGCCGCGCTGCGCGCTGGCCTGCCGGTCACCGTTCCGGCGATGACCATCGACCGCCAGTGCTCTTCGGGGCTGATGACCGTGGCGACCGCTGCCAAGCAGGTGATCACCGACAACATGGACATCTGCGTTGCGGGTGGCCTCGAAAGCATCTCGAAGGTCTCGGGCAGCGGCAAGATGTTCGTCGAGCCCGATCGCGAGTTGCTCGAAATGCATCCGCACATCTACATGCCGATGATCGGCACCGCAGAAGTGGTTGCCAAGCGCTACAACATCAGCCGCGAATACCAGGACGAATACTCGCTCCAGTCGCAGCAGCGCACCGCCGCCGCACAGGAAGCCGGCAAGTTCGACGACGAGATCGTCCCTTGCACCGCAACGATGGCGGTGATGGACAAGGAGACCAAGGAAGTCTCCTTCCACGAAGTCACTGCCGATCGCGACGACTGCAACCGCCCCAACACCACGCTCGAAGGGCTCGCCAGCCTCAAGCCGGTGATGGGCGAAGGGCATTGCGTCACCGCCGGCAACGCCAGCCAGCTCAGCGACGGTTCGTCGTCGTGCGTGGTAATGGAAGCCAAGGTCGCAGAGAAGCGCGGGCTCGAACCGCTCGGCCGCTATGTCGGCATGGCAGTGGCAGGTACCGAGCCCGACGAAATGGGCATCGGCCCGGTCTATGCGATCCCGAAGCTGCTTGACCGGTTCGGCCTCAAAATGGACGACATCGGCCTGTGGGAACTCAATGAAGCGTTCGCGGTGCAGGTGCTCTACTGCCGCGACAAGCTCGGCATCGACAACGACAAGCTCAACGTCAACGGCGGCTCGATCTCGATCGGCCACCCGTTCGGGATGACCGGGGCGCGCTGCACCGGCCACGCGCTGATCGAAGGCAAGCGTCGCGGAATCAAGTACGCCGTGGTGACGATGTGCATCGGCGGCGGCCAGGGCGCAGCAGGCTTGTTCGAGGTCTTTTGA